The genomic DNA GCGGGTGCGTGCGGAGGGCTGACCTCCCGCTCCCCCGTACGGACGAACGACCCGGCACCTCACGGCGCCGGGTCGTCGTCGTTCCCGGGCTCCTCGCGCTCAGCCGCCGACGACGAGCGTCGCCAGCAGGCCGAGGTGGTCGGCCCCGGGCACGCGGACCGTCCGCAGCGCGGCCGCGTGGAGGCCGGACGAGACGTAGACGTGGTCGATGTCGATGAGCGGGGGCACGCGCGGGTCGCCGGCCGGGTAGGTCGGGACCCAGCCCGCCCCGGTCTGCTCGACCGCGGAGGACCAGCCGTCGGCCCGCAGGGCTCGCTGCGTCGGGTGCGAGGCGACCGCGTTGAAGTCGCCGAGCAGCACCCGCGGGCCGGAGGTCGGGAGCGCGGCGTGGAGCGCCCGCTGCTCGCGGAGCCAGCGGTCCGAGCCGTGGTAGGGCCGGGCCGGGTGCACGGCGACGACGGTGAGCGGCTCCTCGAGCCCCGGGACCGCGATCGTGGTCGTCCAGCTCTGGTGCGAGACGGCCCGCGTGAGCCGTGCGGTGCTCGTGACCGGCCAGCGCGACCACACGCCGGTGCCCGCGCCGCCCTCCGCGGGCAGCCGGCCCTCGTGGCGGTGCGGGAAGCGCTCGGCGAACCCGAGCCGGTCGAGCGCCTCGACCTGCGGTGCCGTCACCTCCGCCAGGACCACGACGTCCGCCTCCTTCGTCGCCTCGAGGACGGCCGCGGGGTCGCCCTCGCCGAGGCGCACGTTCAGCGTCAGGACCGTCACCTCGGTGCCGCCGGCCGGTGCCGGAGCGCTCGAGAAGCGCGGTGCGAGACCGGCGGCCGCGACGACGGTCGCCCCCGCGCAGAGCGCGGCGAGCACCACGCGGCCGCGCCCGGGTCGGGCGGCCAGCGCGACCCCGGACAGCACGGCCGAGAGCGCCGCACCCGGCGCCGCCGCGTCGGTGAAGGCCCCGACCATGGCCATCGTGTCCGAGGAGACCGGTGACCACGACGGCCAGCCGAGCCGCAGGGACCCGAGCGCGCCGGACAGCGCCGCCACCGACACCGCCCCCACGGTGGCGGCCTTCGCGAGCTGGTCCCTGGTCCCCGTGGTGCGCACGGGGCGACGCTACGAGCCCGACGCCGTCCGGCACAGCCACCCTGGTCGTGGTTCCGTCAGACCGTGGGCCCGGGTTCGTCGAGACGCTCGCCGAGCTCGTCGAAAGGGCCGCGCCCCAGGACGCTCCCTGAGTTTGCCGCAGGGCTGCACCCCACGTCCCTGGGCTGCAACCCGGGACGCTCCCTGAGCTTGTCGAAGGGCCACGAAGCAGTCGGCTCCTGCCACCCGCGCGGAGAGGAACGCCACCCTCTTCGACCCTTCGACAGGCTCAGGGAGCGTTCCTCCAGCCCCTTCGACAGGCTCAGGGAGCGTTCCTCCAGCCCCTTCGACAGGCTCAGGGAGCGATCCTCCTGTGCCCCTCGGGGACCTCCGGACGCACGAACGCCCGGGCGGTGACCCGCCCGGGCGTTCGTGAGGCTGCTCAGCCGGTCAGCTCGCGCGGACCGCCTTCTTGGCCGCGGCGAGCGTGGCGCTCGCCGAGGTCGACTTGCTGGTGCCGAGCTTGACCTTCATCGAGGTCTTGCCCTGCTTCACGACGGTCAGCTTGACGCCGGCGCCGGCGACCTTCACCCCGGAGCCCGGGATCGCGGCGTTGAAGTAGGACTTCGTGTCGTCGAAGGTCGGGACGGCCTTCTGCCCACGGATGTAGCTCGCCTGGCCGTTCACGTGGAGGGTGAACGAGTCCGCCTTCTGACGACCGAAGGTCGCGTCGTAGATCTGCACCCGCGCGCGCCACGGCTTGCCGTCGATGCGGTAGATGGGCGCGGGGTGCGCGTCCACCGTGAGGATCTGACCGTTGCCCGGGTGCACCGACACGTTGTTGTCGGTGTACCGGCCGTCCCAGAAGGTCACCTGCAGACCGTCCTGGTACGGGAAGTGGTCGACCTTGTCCGGCAGCGAGGCGCCGTAGCCGAAGTCGTACGGACCCGTCTTGAGGTACTTGTCGTACGAGGTGTAGCTGCGGTGGCTCGCGATGTAGTACTGCGGGTAGTCCTGGCTGCTCGTCGCACCGATGGTGCTGAAGCCGTCGGCGGTCCACCCGTTGTCACCCTGCTCCGCGCCGTCGGCGAAGACCGTGGTGCTGCCGCTGACGAGCTTGATGTCGTCGACGAACAGGCCCGAGGGCTTGGTGGTGTCCTGACCCTGCACGGCCGCGTCGCTGCTGTAGCGGAAGCGCAGGTTGACCGTCTTGCCCGCGTACGCCGACATGTCGAAGGTCGCCGGGACGTAGCCGTCCGAGAGACCCGAGATGCCGTTGCCCGAGGAGGCGTCGGTGATGCTGCCCGGGACGGACTTCCAGCCCGACCCGTCGTCGACCTGCACGAAGGCGAAGTCGTAGCCAGACTCGATGTTGTAGCTGGCCTGGAAGCTCAGCGTCGAGGTGCCCGCGGGCACCGTGACGCGACGGCTCAGGGACGCGTTGTACTCGTCCCCCGCGCCGCTCCACCACTGGAGCTCACCCTCGGGGGCGTCGGCAGCGTGGTCGTGACCGCCTTGGGCGGCAGGACGGTGACGAGGGCCTGCGCCTTCTTGCTGTTGTACTCGTGCGGGCCGAGGTTGTAGGTCTTCTTCTGACCCGCGACCGCGATCTCGTAGTCGAGCCAGCCGAGCTGGAGCTTCTCCCACGCGCCGAGGTCGCCCGGACGGGTGCCGATGCCCTGGTCCTTGGCGGCCGAGAGGCGGCTCTGGGCCATCAGGCTCCAGAACTCGACCGGCTGGTCGCCGCCGACCGTGTCGTAGAGGTCCGGCAGACCGAGGTCGTGGCCGTACTCGTGGGTGAAGACCGACAGGCCGCCGTTCTCCGGCTGGATCGTGTAGTTGCCGACCCAGAGCCCGCTGTCGCCGATCTCCGTGCCACCGAGCTTGTTCTCCTCGGGGCCGGTCACGCCCTGCTGGTCGGCGAAGGCGTACCACTTGTGCGACCAGATGGCGTCCTCGCCCTGGATCGGGTCGCCGTCGGCCTGGTCGCCGCCGGAGTGGACGATCTGGAAGTGGTCGATGTAGCCGTCGGGCTCGTTGAAGTCGCCGTCACCGTCGTAGTCATAGCGGTCCTGCTGGTCGTAGCTGGCCAGCTGCTCCTTGATCTCGGCGTCGGTGCGCCCCGCGGCCTTCTGGTCGGCGACCCACTGGGTGACGCCGTCCTTGATGAGGTCCCAGGTGTTGTCGCAGACGTTGTCGCCGCAGACGTTGGGGTCGTCGCCGGCCTTGCCCTCGTTCGGGTCGTCCGAACGGCCGTAGCGCGCCTCGTTGTAGGGGACCTTGACCCAGTCGGTCACGGTGCCGTCGACGGAGTAGCGCCCCGAGGACTGCTTCTCGTAGTAGCTCTTGACCGACTCGACGCCCTTGCCCTCGCCGAAGTAGAGCTGGCGGAAGTAGTCCGCGGAGTAGTCCTGCTGCCAGACCGTGCTGTTGTCCTTGGAGCGGTCGGGCTCGGGGATCTGGTTGTGCTGCGGACCGTCGAAGGACGTCGGCCCCGCGATGTCGGGGTTGATGTCCTCGTCAGGGAAGTCCGGGCTGCGCTGGTCGCCGAACTCGGTCAGGACCACGAAGATCTTGTCGGTCTTCTCGCGGCTGAGCTCGACGTACTGGTCGACCATCTTGGCGGCCTTGGCCGGACCGGCGGCGCGAGCGCTGCGACGGTTGGCGTCGGCGGGGCCCGCGGTGGCGGGCTTGGTGCCCACCTTGACCACGTAGGAGCCGTTGATCTTCTCGACCTTGCTCTGGCCGGTGAGCACCAGGTTCAGCGCCTGCTTCTGCAGGGCCTCCTGCTTCTGGCTCAGCGGGTCGGTCTGGGCGTCGGACTTCTGGGGCACCTCGTTGACGGCCGGGGCCGCCTTGGGTGCCTGCGGGGTCGGTGCTGCGGCGGCGGTCATGGCCCCCGTCAGCATCAACCCCGATGCCAGGCCGAGGCCCAGCACTGCTCTCACGTCTCTGCGCACGTGTTCTCTCCTCGGCCCTCGTGGGGCTGTCGGCGGGTAGGTCAGGGACGTGAACGTAGGCGGGCTACGAGAAGTCTGGCAATGACCTGTGCACCTCGGAGAAGAGTTTCTTGCTCAATCCTCAGGAAGTACGGGAACTCTTATCACGCGGGGTCATCGAGGCCCGGGGCGGGCTCGGGCTTGCTGTCGACGACCGCACCGAGCACCCCGCCGACGAAGGACGGGGAGTCGTCGGTGGAGAGGTCGGCGACCAGTCGGACGGCCTCCGAGACCGCCACCGCGTCGGGGACCTCGAGGTGGTCGATCTCCAGCACCGCGATGCGCAGGGCGCTGCGGTCGACCCGCGGGGTGCGCGGCAGCGTCCAGCCCTTGGCGAGGGCCGCGGAGATGCGGGCGTCGATGGCGTCGCGGTGGTCGGCGACGCCCTCGACGAGGGTGCGGGTGTAGTCGCGCAGCGGCGGGTCGGCCTCGGCCGCGCGCTCGGCGAGCGTCTCGAGCGGGTCGCGTCCGCGCAGCTCGGACTCGAAGAGGATGTCGAGCGCCCGCTTGCGGGCCTTGCTGCGCGACGAGACCCGCGTGCTCGAGCGGCCGGACGCGGGCTCGGGGCTGGTCTGGGGCTGGGTCTCGCTCACCTCAGCCGACGCGGCCGAGGTAGCTGCCGTCGCGCGTGTCGACCTTGACCCGCTCGCCCGTGGTCAGGAACAGGGGCACCTGGATCTGCAGGCCGGTCTCGACGGTGGCCGGCTTGGTCCCGCCCGTGCTGCGGTCGCCCTGGAGGCCCGGCTCGGTGTAGGTGACCTCGAGCTCGACCGACGCGGGCAGGTCGAGGTAGAGCGGCGTGTCCTCGTGGATCGCCACGGTCGCCATGTGCTCGGGGAGGAGGTAGTTCTTCGCGTCGCCGACGGTGTCGTCGGAGATGGTCATCTGCTCGTAGGTCGAGGTGTCCATGAAGACGTAGCCGGAGCCGTCGTGGTAGAGGTACTGCATCTCGCGGCGGTCGACGCTGGCCGTGTCGACCTTGGTGTCGGAGTTGAAGGTCCGGTCGACGACCTTGCCCGACAGCACGTGCTTGAGCTTGGTGCGGACGACGGTGTTGCCCTTGCCCGGCTTGTGGTGCTGGAACCAGATCACCGACCACAGCTGGCCGTCGAGGTCCAGGACCATGCCGTTCTTCAGATCGTTCGTGGAGGCCACGCCTTCAAACCCTTCGTCGTCTTCTTTTCGAGCAGTGGGAGAGTCTAGTCGCGCGGTCGGGCGACGGACGCCGCGTACGCCCGCCGCAGCAGGTCCTCAGGGGGGCCGGCCAGGATCTGCGCGCTGGCCACCCCGTCGAGGAGCACGAAGCGCAGCGTCGAGCCGCGCGTCTTCTTGTCCAGGGCCATGGCGGCGAGCAGGTCGTCGAAGGCGTCCGGCTCGTACGCGGTCGGCAGCCCGAGCGAGGTGAGCACCGCCCGGTGCCGGTCGGCCGTCGCGTCGTCCAGCAGGCCGGCCGCGCGCGCCAGCTCGGCGGCGAAGACCATCCCGACGCTCACCGCGTCGCCGTGGCGCCAGCGGAAGTGCTCGCGGCGCTCCACGGCGTGGCCGAGGGTGTGGCCGTAGTTGAGCAGCTCCCGGCCCACCCGGCCACCGACCGAGGTCGTCTCGCGCAGGTCGGCGGACACGACCCGCGCCTTGACCGCGACCGAGCGCTCCACGAGCTCGCGCAGCACCGGTGAGGCCGGGTCGAGCGCGGCCTGGGGGTCCTGCTCGAGCAGCTCCAGCACCCGCGGGTCGGCGATGAACCCGCACTTCACGACCTCGCCGAGCCCGGCCCGCAGGTCGGTGGGCGGCAGCGTCGCCAGCAGGTCGAGGTCGCACACGACGCCGACGGGCTCGTGGAAGACCCCGACGAGGTTCTTGCCCTCGGCGGTGTTGATGCCGGTCTTGCCGCCCACGGCCGCGTCGACCATGGCCAGCAGGCTCGTCGGGACCGTCACCAGGTCCACGCCGCGCAGCCAGGTCGCGGCGACGAAGCCTGCGAGGTCGGTGGTCGCTCCCCCGCCGACGCCGACGACCGCGTCGTTGCGGGTGAAGCCGGCGTGCCCGAGCACCGCCCAGCAGCGGGCGGCCACCTCGACGGTCTTCGCCGCCTCCGCGTCGGGCACGTCGATGCGGACGACCTGGTGGCCGGCGCGCTCCAGGTCGGCCACGACGCGCACGGCGACGTCGATCAGGGCGGCCGGGTGCAGCACGGCGACGCGGTCGGCACCGGCGACCAGCCCGCTGACCGCACCGAGGACGCCGCGGCCGACGACGACCTCGTACGGGCGCTCGGCGGCGACCCGGATGCGGGTCGGTGCGGGTGCGGGTTCAGGCACAGGTTCAGGCACGGGTCAGCGCCTCCTCGACGCGGTCGGCGACCTCAACGGGCTCCAGCCCGTCGGTCTCCACGGTCACGGTGGCCACCGCGGCGTACAGCGGGGCGCGCTCGGCCAGCAGCCGCACCAGGCGGCCGCGGACGTTGCCGAGCAGCAGCGGCCGGGCCTCGTTGAGCCCGACGCGACCGGCCGCGTGCGCGACCGAGACCTGCAGCCAGGCGACCGGGTGGTCGGCGAGCGCCTGGCGGGTGGCCGCGGACATGACCGCGCCCCCACCCAGCGCGAGCACGCCCGCGCCGTCGAGCAGCTCGGCCGTGGTGCCCTCCTCCAGCGCCCGGAAGGCGGGTTCGCCCTCGTCCGCGAAGATCTCGGCGATGCTGCGGCCCGTCCGGGCCTCGATCACCGCGTCGACGTCGGCGAAGGGCTCGCCCCACCGCTGGGCGAGCAGGGCGCCGACGGTCGACTTGCCCGACCCGGGCGCGCCGACCAGCACGAGCCGGGCGGTCACCGGCCGGGGGCGAGGCGCAGCCCGCGGCGTTCGACGTCGGCGAGGTAGGACTCGGCGTTGCGCCGGGTCTCCGCGACCGAGTCGCCGCCGAACTTCTCCAGCGCGGCCTCGGCGAGCACCAGGGCGGCCATGGCCTCGGCCACCACGCCGGCCGCGGGCACGGCGCAGACGTCGGAGCGCTGGTGGTGCGCGACCGCGGCCTCGCCCGTGGAGGTGTCGATGGTGCGCAGCGCACGCGGGATGGTGGCGATCGGCTTCATGGCCACCCGCACGCGCAGGACCTCGCCGGTGCTCATGCCGCCCTCGGTGCCACCGCTGCGACCCGAGACGCGGGCGATGCCGCCCTCGCCCGGGGTGATCTCGTCGTGGGCCAGGCTGCCGCGGGTGCGGGCGAGCTCGAAGCCGTCGCCGATCTCCACGCCCTTGATCGCCTGGATGCCCATCATCGCGCCCGCGAGCCGCGCGTCGAGGCGCCGGTCGCCGTGCACGTGGGAGCCGAGGCCCGGGGGCAGGCCCCAGACGACGACCTCGACGACCCCGCCGAGCGTGTCGCCGTCCTTCTGGGCAGCCTCGACCTCGGCCTTCATCGCGGCGGCCGCCCCGGGGTCGAAGCAGCGCAGCGGGTCGGCGTCGATCGCCGCGAGGTCGTCGGGGCCCGGGACGACGCCGGCGGGCGCCCTGACCGGACCGAGCTCGACCACGTGGCTGAGGACCTGCACCCCGTACGCCTGCTCGAGGAAGCGCCGGGCGACGCAGCCGAGCGCCACACGGGCGGCGGTCTCACGGGCGCTGGCCCGCTCGAGGACCGGGCGGGCCTCGTCGAAGTCGTACTTCTGCATGCCGACGAGGTCGGCGTGGCCCGGCCGCGGCCGGGTCAGCTTGGCGTTGCGCGCCTGGGCCTCGAGGACCTCGGCGTCGACCGGGTCCGCCGCCATCACGGTCTGCCACTTGGGCCACTCCGTGTTGGCCACCTGGATCGCGACCGGGCCCCCCTGGGTCTCGCCGTGGCGGACCCCACCGAGCAGCGTGACCGCGTCGGCCTCGAACTTCATCCGGGCGCCCCGGCCGAAGCCGAGCCGTCGCCGGGCGAGCGCCTCCTGGACGTCGGTCGTCGTCACCTGCACGTGGGCGGGCAGCCCCTCCAGCACCGCGACGAGCGCGGGGCCGTGGGACTCGCCTGCGGTCAGCCAGCGGAGCACGCGGGCCAGTGTTCCACGCGCACGCCGACCGGACGCCGACGTCCCGTCGCCGTCGGCGCCTCAGCCGAGGAGCTTGCCGAGCTGGTCCTTGAAGGTGAGGACCGAGAGGGTCCCGAAGAGCAGGAACGCCCAGACCAGCGCGCCGAGCCGGAAGCCCCGCACCCGGATGGCCGCCGGCAGGCTGCGCCGGTTGATCAGGACGAGCAGCCCCGAGTAGAGGAACATCATGAAGCCGCCGACCACCGCGGCGATGATCAGCAGCACGAGGGGCTGGTCGAAGCCGGCGGCGAGCACGATGATGCCGATGCCCACCAGGCCCCAGACGAGCCCGGCGTAGACCTTCGACTCGTTGGCGTCGCGCTTGTAGCTCGTCTTGATCACGTCCGCGGCGAGCCGGCTCGTGTAGTCGACGATCCCGAGCGCCGCGCCGAAGAGCGAGAACGAGCCGACGATCCAGAAGAAGAACTTGAACCACGACCCGACGCGCTCGGCCAGCACCTCGCCCTCGGTGCGCACGAAGGCGATGCCGTTGGTCAGGTCGTCGCGGCCGTAGACGGTCGAGTAGGCCAGCAGCGAGGTGAACATGATCGTCAGGAAGGTGATCAGCACGAAGGTGAAGAGCTGCTCGAGGTTGGCGAACTTCCACCAGCCCTTCCAGCGGCCCAGGTTCTGCTGCGTCGGCTCGAAGATGTAGCCGGGCGAGGGCTTGGCCTCCGGCTGCCCGGTGACCGGGCTGACGAGCCGCGGGACCAGGGAGCCCATGCCGAAGCCCTTGTCCCGGATCCAGTTCGACTGCACGAGGTTCTGCCCGCCGCCCGCACCGGCGAAGGCGAGCGCCCCGAGCAGCGTGGCGAAGCCGAGCTGCTCGTACGGGATGCCCGGCCGGGTGACGATCTGCGGGACGTCGCTCCAGGCGTCCGCGCCGACGGCGACGATCGCGCCGATGACGAAGAGCAGGATCACCGCCGCGACCTTGAGCATCTGCGCCCGTTCGAGGGCCACGTAGACCACCGGGGCGAGGGTGAGGATGAGCCCGATCGCCAGCAGCATGCCGATGGCGATGAAGGTCGGCTTGCCGCCGAAGACGTACGAGGCGAGGGTCGCGCTGCTGGTCGCCCAGCCGGGCCAGAGGTTGGCGAAGTAGGCCAGGATCGCGAAGACCAGCCCCCAGTGGCGCCAGTAGCGGCTGAAGCCGGTCAGCGCCGTCTCCCCCGTCGCCAGCGTGTAGCGCTCGATCTCGAGGTTGAGGAAGTACTGCGTGACGAGGCCGACGAGCGCCGCCCACACGAAGATCAGCCCCACCTGGCTGGCGATGTAGGGGAAGAGCACGAACTCCCCGGACGACAGCCCCACCCCGGCGGCGATGATGCCGGGACCGATCAGGCGCCGGTACTTCTTCGGCGGGTCGGGCAGGTCGCGCACCTCCGGGCGCGGGAGCGTCCTGGTCGGGAAGCTGTCTGCGGCGGAACGGCTGGTCGCGTCGTCGGTGACTGCCATGACGGCATGTTTCCAGGTGCGCGTGCCGCCCGTCGGGGCGCCCCCTCAGGCGCGCTCGGCCAGGGCCCTGTCCCCCGCCGCCCGCAGGACCTCCGGCGAGGGCCTGCGCCCGGTCATCAGCTCGACCTGCTCGACGGCCTGCCCGACCAGCAGGTCGAGCCCGTCGAGCACGCGTACGCCCGCCCGCCCGGCCGCGTCGGCGAGGGCCGTGGGCCACGGGTCGTAGACCACGTCGAAGACGACCCCGGCGCTGGCCGCCAGCGCCTCGGCCTGGTCGTCGACCGCCCCGGCCGTGACCGTCGACACCAGCAGCCCGGCCTCGGGCGGGGCACTGCCCCAGCGCGGCACGGCGAGCTCGACGCCCACCGCCTCGGCGAGGGGCGCCAGGGACCGGGCCTTCGCCGGGTCCCGCGCCAGCACCTGCACGGTGGTCGCGCCGAGCCGGGGTGCCGCGACGAGCGCCGAGCGGGCGGTGGCCCCCGAGCCGACGACGGACACCGTGGCCACTGGGTCCTGCGTGATCGAGCGGACCGCCCAGACCAGCCCGGCGACGTCGGTGTTCTCGACGCGCCGTTCGTCCAGCAGGAGCGTGTTGCCCGCCCCGGCCAGCCGCGCGGTCTCGGAGACCTCGACCCCGTCGAGCTCGAGGACGGCGACCTTCAGCGGCATGGTCAGGCTCAGCCCACGCCACGTCTCGTCGAGCCCGTCCACGAAAGCGGCGAGCCCGTCCGCCTCCACCTCCGCCAGCCCGTACGACCAGCCCGCCATGCCCAGCTCGGCGTACGCCGCGGCGTGCAGGGCCGGCGACAGCGAGTGGGCGATCGGCGAGCCGAGGACGGCCGCCCGGTGCCGGACGAGGCTCCCGGGCTCAGCTGTCACAACGGCCGGGGTTGCTCTGGCAGTAGGCCTGGAACTCCTTGACGATCTGCTGGAACTCCGCGTCCGTCTCGGCGAACTTGGTCTCGCCCGTGTCGAAGTTCACGGTGGTGAAGTACAGCCACTTGCCGGGCTCGGGGTTGGCCGCCGCCTCCAGCGCGGCCTTGCCGGGCGCCGAGATCGGGCCGGGCGGCAGGCCCTTGCGCAGGTAGGTGTTGTACTTCGACTTGCTCGCCCGGTCCTTCGGCGTCGTCGTGTTGGTGTTCAGGTTCTCGGCGTAGATGACCGTCGAGTCGAGGCCGAGCGGGATGCCCTGGTCGAGCCGGTTGTAAAGCACCTGCGCGACCTTGGCGCGGTACTGGTCCTGGTTGACCTCGCGCTCGATGATGCTGGCGACGATGAGGACCTCGTACGGGCTCCGGTCGAGCTTCTTGGCCGCGGCCTGGAGGTCGATGTCGTCGGCGACCGACTTGTACTCGTCCACCATCTGCTTGAGCGTCGAGGTCGCCGTCGCGTCGGCCGTGAGCTCGTAGGTGTCGGGGAAGAGGAACCCCTCCGGGTTGCCCTTGGCGTAGGAGGGCAGGCCGATCGACTTGGGGTTGTCGAGGGCCTTCTCGAACGCCGAGCGCTTGATCTTGGTGCCCTTGACGAGCGCGTCTACCTGCTTGCTGAGCCGCAGGCCCTCCGGGATCGTGAACTGCGCGCGCACGCGCGACTCCCCCGGGTTGATCAGCAGGCGGAGGGCGTCGATGGCCGGCATCTGCGTCCGCATGATGTAGCGGCCGGGCTGGATGCTGGTCGCGCGCTCCTCGGAGGCGACCGCGGAGTCCCAGGCCTGCGTCGACTTGATGACGTCGTCCTTGAGGAGCACCCCGCCGATCTCGTCGAGCGTCGCGCCGTTCGGCACGGTGACGGTGATCGAGGCCTTGCCGGCGCCCGTGTAGTCGGGCTCCTCGCCGAAGTTGCTCATGAGCGACTTGCCCTGGCTGTAGACGAACCAGCCGCCGCCGACGAGCACCGCGATCGCCAGGAGGACCGCCAGGCAGCCCTTGCCCTGGTGGACGATCTCCTTGGCGGCGCTCGGCCTGGTGTCGGGATCGAGCATCGACGACACGGTCGGGGTCTCCTCGGGTCGGGTGCTCGACCCGGGGGCGGTCGAGAGGGTCTGGACCAGCCGGGTCAGGCGGTCGGTCCCGGCAAGACTAACTCGCCGGGCGGCTGGTCCCTGGAACGTTCGACGCCCAGCGCGTGCTCGAGGATGGCCGCGGCCGCCGCGGCGTCGATGACCGAGCGCTGCGCCTTCGCCGAGCGGCCACCCTCGCGCATCCGCCGTGACACCTCCACCGTGGTGAGCCGCTCGTCGACCAGCCGCACCGGCACGGAGGTCCGCGCGGCGAGCGCGGCGGCGCACCGACGCACCTTCACCGCGGCCGGACCCTCGGTCCCGGCGAGCGTCGTCGGCAGCCCGACGACGACCTCCAGCGGCTCCAGCTCGGCCAGCACCGCGAGCAGGTCGTCGACCTCGCGCTCCCCCGCCTTGACCGTCGCGTACGGCGTGGCCAGCACGCCGTCGGGGTCGCACCGGGCGACCCCGATCCGCGCGTCGCCCCAGTCGACCCCGACCCTGACGCCCCTTCTCATCGTCCTCGCTCCGCTCGAACGCGTTTGCGACCCGACCGACGCCGGTCCGGGCGCCGACGAACGGAGGAGGAACCGGTGACGACACGTTCTTCCGTCGTCACCGGCGACGACGACGTCGTCGGGTTGGAGCCCGGAACGCGCCGGAGCGAAGCGGAGGCCATCAACTCTGGAGCACGTGGCCGATCGCGTGCTCGACCGCGGTGAGGGCCTCCTGGCTCTTCGAGCCGTCGGAACCGCCGCCCTGCGCGATGTCGGGCTTGCCGCCGCCGCGCCCGCCGAGGGTCTCGCTCGCCACCCGGACGAGGTCGCCAGCGGAGAGGCGACGGTGGCGGGCGCCCTCGGTCGTCACGACCACGACGCTCGGCTTGTCGGCGCTGCCGCCGACCACGGCCACGACCGCCGCGCGGTCCTGCACGCGGTTGCGCACCTCGAGGGCGAGCGAGCGCAGGTCGTTGCCGGCCACGCCGGGCGCGGCGTGGCCGATGTAGTCGACGCCCCACATCTCGTGCGCCCGTGCGACGATGCTGCCGGCCTCGGCCAGCACCTGGCGGCTGCGCAGCTCGGCGATCTGGCGCTCGGCGTCCTTGAGCTGGGCGACGAGCCGGCCGACGCGGTCGACGAGCTGGTCGGGCTGCACCTTGAGCGTCTCGGTGAGCCCGTGGACGAGGCTGCGCTCGGCCGCGAGGTAACGGAAGGCCTCGATGCCGACGAAGGCCTCGACGCGCCGCACGCCCGAGCCCACGCTCGACTCGGTCGTGATGGTGACCAGGCCGACCTGCGAGGAGTGCTGCACGTGCGTGCCGCCGCAGAGCTCGCGCGACCAGGGGCCGCCCATCTCGACGACGCGCACCTCCTCGTCGTAGGTCTCGCCGAACAGCGCCAGCGCACCGATCTCGCGCGCGGTCGCCAGCGGCATGTACGTCGCGGAGACGTCCAGGTCGGCGCGGATCGCGCGGTTGGCCGCCTCCTCCACGTCGCTGCGCGTGGCCTGCGAGAGCCCGCCCTGCCACGCGAAGTCGAGCCGCAGGTAGCCGGGCTTGTTGTACGAGCCGCTCTGCAGGGCGGTCGGGCCGAGCACCTGGCGCAGCGCCGCGTGCATGACGTGCGTGCCCGAGTGCGCCTGGCAGGCGCCGAGGCGCCACTCGCCGTCGACCTGCGCGAGCACGTCGGTGCCCGACTGCAGCTCGCCGCGGGCGACGCGGACGCGGTGCACGACCAGGCCCTTGACCGGGCGCTGCACGTCGACGACCTCGAGCTCGAAGCCGTCGCCGGTGATGGTGCCCGCGTCGGAGTCCTGACCACCTGACTCGGCGTAGAAAGGGGTGCGCTCGAGGACGACCTCGACCACGTCGCCCTCGGCCGCCGAGGCGACCAGGTCGCCGTCGAGGACGATGCCGCGGATGCTCGTGTCGCTGGCCAGCTCGGAGTAGCCGGTGAACGGCGTGACGCCGGTCGCCCGCAGCTCGCGGTAGACCTCGACCGCCTGCGCACCCGCCTTCTTGCTCTTGGCGTCGGCCTTGGCCCGCGCCTTCTGCTCGGCCATCAGCCGACGGAACCCGTCGGCGTCGACGCTCAGCCCCTGCTCCGAGGCCATCTCCAGCGTCAGGTCGATCGGGAAGCCGTACGTGTCGTGCAGCTGGAACGCGCGGTCGCCGCTGAGCGTCGAGCCGCCGCCCTTGCGGGTGTCCGCGACCGCGACGTCGAAGATCTGAGTGCCGGAGACGAGGGTGCGGCGGAACGCCTCCTCCTCCGCGTA from Microlunatus sagamiharensis includes the following:
- a CDS encoding shikimate kinase gives rise to the protein MTARLVLVGAPGSGKSTVGALLAQRWGEPFADVDAVIEARTGRSIAEIFADEGEPAFRALEEGTTAELLDGAGVLALGGGAVMSAATRQALADHPVAWLQVSVAHAAGRVGLNEARPLLLGNVRGRLVRLLAERAPLYAAVATVTVETDGLEPVEVADRVEEALTRA
- the aroC gene encoding chorismate synthase translates to MLRWLTAGESHGPALVAVLEGLPAHVQVTTTDVQEALARRRLGFGRGARMKFEADAVTLLGGVRHGETQGGPVAIQVANTEWPKWQTVMAADPVDAEVLEAQARNAKLTRPRPGHADLVGMQKYDFDEARPVLERASARETAARVALGCVARRFLEQAYGVQVLSHVVELGPVRAPAGVVPGPDDLAAIDADPLRCFDPGAAAAMKAEVEAAQKDGDTLGGVVEVVVWGLPPGLGSHVHGDRRLDARLAGAMMGIQAIKGVEIGDGFELARTRGSLAHDEITPGEGGIARVSGRSGGTEGGMSTGEVLRVRVAMKPIATIPRALRTIDTSTGEAAVAHHQRSDVCAVPAAGVVAEAMAALVLAEAALEKFGGDSVAETRRNAESYLADVERRGLRLAPGR
- a CDS encoding Nramp family divalent metal transporter, coding for MAVTDDATSRSAADSFPTRTLPRPEVRDLPDPPKKYRRLIGPGIIAAGVGLSSGEFVLFPYIASQVGLIFVWAALVGLVTQYFLNLEIERYTLATGETALTGFSRYWRHWGLVFAILAYFANLWPGWATSSATLASYVFGGKPTFIAIGMLLAIGLILTLAPVVYVALERAQMLKVAAVILLFVIGAIVAVGADAWSDVPQIVTRPGIPYEQLGFATLLGALAFAGAGGGQNLVQSNWIRDKGFGMGSLVPRLVSPVTGQPEAKPSPGYIFEPTQQNLGRWKGWWKFANLEQLFTFVLITFLTIMFTSLLAYSTVYGRDDLTNGIAFVRTEGEVLAERVGSWFKFFFWIVGSFSLFGAALGIVDYTSRLAADVIKTSYKRDANESKVYAGLVWGLVGIGIIVLAAGFDQPLVLLIIAAVVGGFMMFLYSGLLVLINRRSLPAAIRVRGFRLGALVWAFLLFGTLSVLTFKDQLGKLLG
- a CDS encoding shikimate dehydrogenase, producing the protein MTAEPGSLVRHRAAVLGSPIAHSLSPALHAAAYAELGMAGWSYGLAEVEADGLAAFVDGLDETWRGLSLTMPLKVAVLELDGVEVSETARLAGAGNTLLLDERRVENTDVAGLVWAVRSITQDPVATVSVVGSGATARSALVAAPRLGATTVQVLARDPAKARSLAPLAEAVGVELAVPRWGSAPPEAGLLVSTVTAGAVDDQAEALAASAGVVFDVVYDPWPTALADAAGRAGVRVLDGLDLLVGQAVEQVELMTGRRPSPEVLRAAGDRALAERA
- the mltG gene encoding endolytic transglycosylase MltG, which gives rise to MLDPDTRPSAAKEIVHQGKGCLAVLLAIAVLVGGGWFVYSQGKSLMSNFGEEPDYTGAGKASITVTVPNGATLDEIGGVLLKDDVIKSTQAWDSAVASEERATSIQPGRYIMRTQMPAIDALRLLINPGESRVRAQFTIPEGLRLSKQVDALVKGTKIKRSAFEKALDNPKSIGLPSYAKGNPEGFLFPDTYELTADATATSTLKQMVDEYKSVADDIDLQAAAKKLDRSPYEVLIVASIIEREVNQDQYRAKVAQVLYNRLDQGIPLGLDSTVIYAENLNTNTTTPKDRASKSKYNTYLRKGLPPGPISAPGKAALEAAANPEPGKWLYFTTVNFDTGETKFAETDAEFQQIVKEFQAYCQSNPGRCDS
- the ruvX gene encoding Holliday junction resolvase RuvX — protein: MRRGVRVGVDWGDARIGVARCDPDGVLATPYATVKAGEREVDDLLAVLAELEPLEVVVGLPTTLAGTEGPAAVKVRRCAAALAARTSVPVRLVDERLTTVEVSRRMREGGRSAKAQRSVIDAAAAAAILEHALGVERSRDQPPGELVLPGPTA